From one Anaeromyxobacter diazotrophicus genomic stretch:
- a CDS encoding glycosyltransferase, whose amino-acid sequence MTQAREQQASTIDEVWFLSSELEGERAGAHRQVRWCRIFLEAGARIVIFNIRGAFHVSETRLDSLAAFETFRHRVLDGAKRVSGIREGALVPLLRRVKHLLLADMYLPNVARLFLRTRRRLVSGSARIAIMPSSPPFSVALVGAALKRLYPRRVLLALDMRDAWALHPELRGSTWLKRRIEQWVLRSADHVSTMSVDLADEMTKTHGVPFEVYYNVATHYFDVQPTLPIDWKALDARIDPARRKLVYTGSTPEGFYDVGALVGGVRQLRATRPDLADSLQLVFVGANAEVEHEVARQGGTGDSFVFTGLVPHEQAKAIQQNADAFLFFAFHRGGNKGIVSTKFFEYLALGKPVLPISVSKGSDIDTLLARFAGRSCRLNSAGEVAEALARVAEGCAHAHLPTVEEPGSLRVLAEDYRRFARAVMRGEAAPAGPAAVMDGGRG is encoded by the coding sequence ATGACCCAGGCGCGCGAGCAGCAGGCATCCACCATCGACGAAGTCTGGTTCCTCTCCTCGGAGCTCGAGGGCGAACGCGCCGGAGCACATCGACAGGTCCGATGGTGCCGCATCTTTCTCGAGGCGGGCGCCCGTATAGTGATCTTCAACATCCGCGGTGCATTCCATGTCAGCGAGACCCGCCTGGACAGTCTCGCTGCGTTCGAAACCTTCCGGCACCGCGTTCTCGACGGTGCGAAGCGCGTATCCGGCATTCGGGAAGGTGCCCTGGTTCCGCTGTTGCGCCGGGTAAAGCACCTGCTCCTCGCCGACATGTATCTGCCGAACGTGGCCCGGCTGTTCTTGCGGACGCGGCGGAGGCTGGTTTCCGGTAGCGCCCGCATTGCGATCATGCCCTCGTCACCGCCCTTCTCCGTCGCGCTTGTCGGCGCTGCCTTGAAGCGGCTCTATCCGCGGCGAGTCCTGCTCGCGCTGGACATGCGAGATGCGTGGGCGCTGCACCCCGAGCTGCGAGGCAGTACCTGGCTGAAGCGCCGCATCGAACAGTGGGTCCTTCGGTCGGCCGATCACGTCAGCACCATGTCCGTCGACCTGGCCGACGAGATGACCAAGACGCACGGGGTTCCGTTCGAGGTCTACTACAATGTCGCGACGCACTACTTCGACGTCCAGCCGACCCTCCCGATTGACTGGAAGGCGCTGGATGCGCGGATCGATCCCGCCCGCAGGAAGCTCGTCTACACAGGCAGTACACCCGAGGGGTTCTATGACGTCGGCGCGCTGGTAGGGGGTGTGAGGCAGCTCCGCGCGACGCGGCCGGATCTGGCGGACAGCCTCCAGCTCGTCTTCGTCGGCGCGAACGCCGAGGTCGAGCACGAGGTGGCACGGCAGGGCGGGACGGGGGATAGTTTCGTATTTACGGGACTCGTTCCGCACGAGCAGGCGAAGGCCATTCAGCAGAACGCCGACGCGTTCCTGTTCTTCGCCTTCCACCGGGGAGGGAACAAGGGCATCGTCTCGACGAAGTTCTTCGAATATCTCGCATTGGGCAAGCCGGTGTTGCCGATCTCGGTGTCCAAGGGCTCGGACATTGACACGCTGCTCGCTCGGTTCGCGGGGCGGTCGTGCCGGCTGAACTCCGCCGGCGAGGTCGCCGAGGCGCTGGCGCGTGTTGCGGAGGGGTGCGCGCACGCCCATCTCCCCACGGTGGAGGAGCCAGGCAGCTTGCGGGTCCTCGCGGAAGACTATCGGCGGTTCGCCCGGGCGGTCATGCGGGGTGAGGCTGCGCCCGCTGGACCGGCCGCAGTGATGGACGGCGGTCGCGGATGA
- the asnB gene encoding asparagine synthase (glutamine-hydrolyzing): MCGIFGIVGAGPVSARELAAMSRALRHRGPDDEGFLVAGPRGTSWLGGEDTPSTVLGSDVLHNPRRRLDPASTLGTGGVALGHRRLSILDLSAHGHQPMAYQDRFWMVFNGEVYNYLELRDELQAKGHRFTSDGDSEVVLAAYAEWGPACLSRFNGMWGLAILDLAKRTLFLARDRFGVKPLYYRVAGGRLAFASEIKAFSALKDWRPQANLPRLLDFLVWAVSDHTPETMFEGVHQIPAGHSLLLNVSGPLEGGAAVDGSAVRPERWYTVGQAAAIVSDTDAAEEVRATLSESVRLRLRSDVPVGSCLSGGLDSSSIVCIMSELLARAGAGERLRTFTAASKDSAFDESKYAQAIVARARSEAAFVTPEPGKLFDDLSRLTWHQDEPFGSTSMFAQWSVFEAARRSGVVVMLDGQGADEALCGYRGYFGAYLAGLVRKGSLRAWGTEAAAMRRVIGFSWPRSVGYTLAYLTPGLLKVVGRFDNRAYADTSWLHGDHTGAFRSDPIRSAGGRAHSVRGMSLAQITATHLPMLLRWEDRNSMAFSIEARVPFLDYRLVELSLRLADSEKLGGGVTKAVLRRAMRGIVPDVVLDRRDKMGFVTAEPLWMQRDLSARFRAEIAAGIEALSGVLSPVLLDRFDEVVAGRRPFDFRYWRALSVGRWAAAFSVKS, encoded by the coding sequence ATGTGCGGAATCTTTGGGATCGTAGGCGCTGGGCCCGTCTCGGCGCGCGAGCTGGCGGCGATGAGTCGCGCGCTCAGGCACCGCGGCCCCGATGACGAAGGGTTTCTCGTCGCGGGCCCACGAGGCACGTCGTGGCTCGGTGGGGAGGACACCCCGAGTACCGTGCTCGGCAGCGACGTCCTGCACAACCCACGCAGGCGCCTCGACCCCGCGTCGACGCTAGGAACCGGCGGTGTCGCGCTCGGGCATCGAAGGCTCTCGATCCTCGACCTCTCGGCGCACGGCCACCAACCGATGGCATACCAGGATCGGTTCTGGATGGTCTTCAACGGTGAGGTCTACAACTACCTCGAGCTCCGTGACGAGCTGCAGGCGAAAGGTCACCGCTTCACGAGCGACGGCGATAGCGAGGTGGTCCTCGCCGCGTACGCGGAGTGGGGCCCCGCCTGCCTGTCCCGCTTCAATGGCATGTGGGGGCTCGCGATCTTGGACCTCGCGAAGCGGACCCTGTTCCTTGCGCGCGACCGCTTCGGGGTGAAGCCGCTGTACTACCGCGTCGCGGGTGGCCGTCTAGCCTTCGCGTCCGAGATCAAGGCGTTTTCCGCTCTGAAGGACTGGCGTCCTCAGGCGAACCTGCCGCGGCTGCTCGATTTCCTCGTCTGGGCCGTCAGCGACCACACGCCCGAGACGATGTTCGAGGGCGTCCACCAGATCCCGGCCGGACACTCCCTGCTCCTGAACGTTAGCGGTCCGTTGGAGGGAGGAGCGGCGGTCGACGGGAGCGCGGTTCGGCCGGAGCGCTGGTACACAGTCGGACAAGCGGCGGCAATCGTGAGCGACACAGACGCCGCCGAGGAGGTTCGTGCCACCCTGAGCGAGTCGGTCCGGTTGCGGCTGCGATCGGACGTGCCTGTCGGCTCATGCCTCTCGGGCGGGCTCGATTCATCCAGCATCGTCTGCATCATGAGCGAGTTGCTCGCGCGGGCAGGAGCTGGGGAACGCCTCAGGACCTTCACCGCCGCATCCAAGGACAGCGCGTTCGACGAGAGCAAGTACGCGCAGGCGATCGTGGCGCGCGCGCGCTCTGAAGCGGCGTTCGTGACGCCTGAGCCGGGCAAGCTGTTCGACGATCTGTCCCGGCTCACCTGGCATCAGGACGAGCCGTTCGGCTCGACGTCGATGTTCGCCCAGTGGAGCGTCTTCGAGGCGGCCCGCAGGAGTGGCGTGGTGGTCATGCTCGACGGTCAGGGCGCGGACGAGGCGCTCTGCGGGTACCGCGGTTATTTCGGCGCGTACTTGGCGGGCCTCGTGCGGAAGGGGAGCTTGAGAGCCTGGGGCACCGAGGCAGCCGCCATGCGCCGCGTCATCGGCTTCTCATGGCCACGGTCTGTCGGCTACACGCTGGCGTATCTGACGCCGGGTTTGCTCAAAGTAGTCGGTCGTTTCGACAATCGCGCGTATGCCGACACGTCCTGGCTGCACGGTGACCACACAGGCGCATTTCGCTCGGACCCGATCCGTAGCGCCGGTGGCCGTGCCCACTCCGTGCGAGGAATGTCGTTGGCGCAAATCACCGCCACGCACCTGCCGATGCTCCTCCGATGGGAGGATCGGAACTCGATGGCGTTCTCGATCGAAGCTCGGGTGCCGTTTCTCGACTACCGGCTGGTGGAGCTGAGCCTGCGGCTCGCCGATTCGGAGAAGCTGGGCGGCGGTGTCACCAAGGCCGTGCTCCGGCGCGCGATGCGGGGCATCGTCCCCGACGTGGTCCTCGATCGGCGCGACAAGATGGGGTTCGTCACCGCAGAGCCGCTTTGGATGCAGCGCGATCTCTCGGCTCGCTTCCGCGCAGAGATTGCGGCCGGCATCGAGGCGCTCTCGGGCGTGCTCTCGCCGGTGCTCCTCGACCGCTTCGACGAAGTGGTGGCCGGTCGGCGCCCGTTCGACTTCCGTTACTGGCGAGCGCTCTCCGTGGGTCGCTGGGCGGCCGCGTTCTCGGTGAAGTCATGA
- a CDS encoding glycosyltransferase family 2 protein, which translates to MTATMTSDGRALTASLVLYRNDSDMVETVLRSLQDACPGVGIAVVDNSPTAALAGVVAGSGATYVHDPTNPGFGASHNRAVKALPRREFHLVVNPDIYFTTEALPALLAFLRQDERIGMVTPRILHPDGEPQYLCKRYPSFLVLFGRRFLPGPLQFLLRRRLDHYEMRDSGYEEVMEVPYASGCFMLFRRAAFDRVEGFDPRFFLYFEDADISLRVGNSGYRVLYYPGAQVFHHWARGSHNSLRLTLTTIRSAFRLFSKHGWKLV; encoded by the coding sequence GTGACTGCGACGATGACATCTGACGGCCGCGCGCTGACGGCGTCCCTCGTGCTCTACCGCAACGATTCGGACATGGTCGAGACGGTCCTGCGCTCTCTGCAGGACGCTTGCCCAGGTGTTGGGATCGCCGTCGTCGACAACTCGCCCACGGCCGCACTCGCTGGCGTGGTCGCAGGCTCCGGCGCGACCTACGTCCACGATCCCACAAACCCGGGGTTCGGCGCATCTCACAACCGGGCGGTCAAGGCTCTGCCGCGGCGCGAGTTCCATCTCGTGGTGAATCCGGATATCTACTTCACGACTGAAGCCTTGCCGGCGCTGCTCGCCTTCCTGCGCCAGGACGAGCGGATCGGGATGGTGACTCCGCGCATCTTGCACCCCGATGGCGAGCCGCAGTACCTGTGCAAGCGCTACCCGTCCTTCCTCGTGCTCTTCGGCCGCCGTTTCCTGCCCGGCCCGCTTCAGTTCCTGCTGAGGCGGCGCCTCGATCATTACGAGATGCGGGACAGCGGCTACGAAGAGGTGATGGAGGTCCCCTACGCCAGCGGATGCTTCATGCTGTTCCGCCGCGCGGCCTTCGATCGGGTGGAGGGATTCGATCCCCGCTTCTTCCTGTATTTCGAGGACGCCGACATCTCGCTCCGGGTCGGCAACTCGGGATATCGGGTGCTCTACTATCCCGGCGCACAGGTCTTCCACCACTGGGCGCGCGGTTCGCACAACTCCTTGCGCCTCACACTCACGACAATCCGGTCGGCGTTCCGCCTCTTCTCGAAGCACGGGTGGAAGTTGGTCTAA
- a CDS encoding lipopolysaccharide biosynthesis protein, which yields MLSKIFRRVGSVALGTGLGQGLVVLATPYLARRYAPADFGALALLLTVSNISLTVACLRYDIALPSSKSEDVRALLVLSTLVAGALGVVGVVLTLGLAATPALETPAGVLLRHPWLLGACVAIVGCYQATSAWLLRRGAYGAFAAMRVSQGGGFSLLAALPGLGLLWAHVASFAAGLIGAVQVLRRRGAHEARWTEVSQRYREFPLLNLPGAVLDVVGYSICIWVVASHYGRGSAGEYSQVQRLIGAPLMLISISLGQILLKHTAELAHDPAQLHALLARLLRVLVLLSGAALIILWFVGKPVLSLILGPKWNISREMVLLLGVAVFVRACVSPLSTALLTLRRFRLTLAWQAAYFCSAALIMPLVAARAEFRDYLRFYAVHEIAFYGAYLYLIFFAVRAHTCAESLGS from the coding sequence TTGCTGAGCAAGATCTTCAGGCGCGTGGGGTCCGTGGCGCTCGGCACCGGGCTTGGGCAGGGGCTCGTGGTCTTGGCCACCCCGTACCTCGCCAGGCGCTACGCGCCGGCAGACTTCGGTGCCCTCGCGCTGCTGCTGACCGTCAGCAACATCAGCCTCACCGTCGCCTGTCTCCGCTATGACATCGCACTGCCGTCCTCGAAGAGCGAGGATGTGCGCGCCTTGCTCGTCCTTTCGACGCTGGTCGCGGGGGCACTCGGGGTCGTAGGGGTGGTGTTGACGCTGGGCCTCGCAGCTACCCCCGCCCTGGAGACACCGGCGGGCGTGCTGCTCCGACATCCCTGGCTGCTGGGGGCTTGCGTCGCCATCGTCGGATGTTATCAGGCGACGAGCGCTTGGCTGCTACGACGGGGCGCGTATGGAGCATTCGCAGCCATGCGGGTCTCCCAGGGCGGCGGCTTCAGCCTGCTCGCGGCACTCCCGGGCCTGGGGCTCCTGTGGGCTCACGTGGCCTCGTTCGCCGCCGGCTTGATCGGCGCCGTTCAGGTGCTCCGCCGACGCGGCGCGCACGAGGCGCGGTGGACGGAGGTGAGCCAGCGTTACCGCGAATTCCCGCTGCTGAATCTGCCGGGAGCGGTGCTCGATGTCGTCGGGTACAGCATCTGCATCTGGGTGGTAGCGTCCCACTATGGGCGCGGGTCGGCGGGCGAGTACTCGCAGGTGCAACGCCTCATCGGCGCCCCGCTCATGCTGATCAGCATCAGCCTGGGCCAAATCCTGCTGAAGCACACGGCGGAGCTCGCCCACGATCCTGCACAACTGCACGCCCTTCTCGCGCGGCTCCTGCGTGTGCTCGTGCTGCTCTCGGGCGCGGCGCTCATCATCCTGTGGTTCGTCGGGAAGCCGGTGCTGTCGCTCATCCTCGGTCCGAAGTGGAACATCAGCCGTGAGATGGTCCTGCTGCTCGGCGTCGCGGTCTTCGTCCGCGCCTGTGTCTCGCCGCTCTCGACGGCGTTGCTCACGCTGCGCCGGTTCCGTTTGACGCTCGCCTGGCAGGCCGCTTACTTCTGCTCGGCAGCTCTCATCATGCCGCTGGTCGCGGCCAGGGCGGAGTTCCGGGACTACCTGCGCTTTTATGCGGTGCACGAGATCGCGTTTTACGGTGCGTACCTTTACCTGATCTTCTTCGCAGTCCGAGCTCACACATGTGCGGAATCTTTGGGATCGTAG